The DNA region tacatttaataaTCAAttacgtgcttttcagattttcaaattcatcaTTTGTCAGAAATATAAATTCGCATGAGATTCATAAGATacgttcaatttaattttacatgaaaactcTTTAAATGCAATACAACGTTTtacaattaatttcaaatttacattgagcatgtttacattaaaaacatggtttcagtgttggattcagattttttttctgtataggCATAACATTCcatcgtaaaaaaaattgggacttagaaaatttttgggagtttggaaacatgataaattattttgatgtttattttgctttgaaccaatttcggaaaaatcgtcgaaattacaggaaattttcgtccgatttgagcatgagcatgagcatgagagaccacccatggttgtccttctccgttgctgaacagaaccgtaatatcctatcaacacaaccggtcatacgcttcaacgatcaaataatgtttcccttatcaacagcatgcatgaatgcgctgaaaagataaaacatcacgatcatcaaaactagagccgttgctaataggaaacagtcattggccaccaacggcgcccgccatgtcagtttgtagatctcgagggaacgggacgggaatgttagttagcacaggctgctaccaagggtgggttctatacgatatccacaccccgcgtgtgccggaaaactacttctacttgggattttgttagtgggaaagggtaatggccaggattcatcatagaggatgatgatgtggcccaataatcaatgaatttcgttgagtgatagggtgatgtattatgtattctcaaggcaaacaatcggatgatgcggatgagaccattcccggttatttggtgttgagtttagcacaaatgatttaatcttagacagccggctgtggaaagatagaatcatAATTGTGTGtaattaaaaggtgaaatattatactcagcgtaacacatttacgtagagttgacctgagactatttatacttttaagtttttataagatgagcgaccaattaattactgatgagttatgagttatctcaaggacttgaacaatcgcgttgaaacaatatttgtcaccgtgctttacgagctataatgctaaaaggtgatttcgcgggaaacgaaaggtcaaatataatttatattatgCTAACGCAATTAAGAACGAATCTTCCCATGAAACAATCGCgaatcatagaacaaagaaaccCGACTGACTAACGAAAAAGACGATCGCGATATTTGAACTTTACAATCTaactaagaagaaaaaaagccaCGTCAATAGAAAGGAATAGACAAACATACAGGTAACCACAAAACGGACTGCCTcaactgtcatcgtgacaaccagagcaagccgcacattcacacacacacacacgcacgcactcacccgacaaaatcaccgacgacgaacgacgcgaaaaacaaatgcgacccgacggacaggcatcgcaaaacggactggctcaactgtcattttttgaaccagagccagccgcaccttcacacacacacgcgcgcactcacccgacaaactcaccgacgacgaacgacgcgaaaaaacatgcgacccgacggacaggcatcgcaaaaacctacaggaaattttcgtccgatttttacaaaaacatcagtttgttcctaaaataatgtccctaacaaaacgtcttcactgaaattttgaaatacgaaagttggtttttaataattattgatataccccctacaaaaatcgttccggcacttagaaaaattttcgggatccgtatcacggcaagatttttggtagaatttatttgattttttggacttagcaataTTTTGACTTtcggccagaaaaatattttcaacacttaaaAATTATCGAGAACAGAAAACTGAAGAAAAAATttaggacttagaaaatttttgggaatttggaaacatgataaattatgttgatgtttatttttgctttaaaccaaaatttcggaaaaatcgtcgaaattacaggaaattttcgtccgatttgtacaaaaacatcagtttgttcctaaaataatgtccctaacaaaacttcttcattgaaattttgaaattcgaaagttggtttttaataataattgatataccccctacaaaaatcgttccggcacttagaaaatttacgggatccgtatcacgacaagatttttggtagaatttattagattttttggacttagcaaaattttggcttttggccagtaaaatattttcaacacatagaaatttttcgagagcaggaaaatgaaaaaaataaattgggacttagaaaatttttgggagtttggaaacatgataaattattttgatatcaaaataatttatcatgtttccaaactcccaaaaattttctaagtcccaatttttttcattttcctgcTCTCGAAAATTTCTATGTGTTGAAAtattttactggccaaaagcaTTTGCTAagtcaaaaatctaataaatctaCAAAATCTGATAGATCCTGAACGATTTGTATATCAATTATTAAAAccatttcatttcgttttgttAGGacatattttaggaacaaactgatgtttttgtaaatcggacgaaaatttcaatttcgacgatttttttttggttcaaagcaaaataaacatatgtttattttgctttgaaccaaaatttcggaaaaatcgtcgaaattacaggaaattttcgtccgattattacaaaaacatcagtttgttcctaaaataatgtccctaacaaaacgtcttctctgaaattttgaaatacgaaagttggtttttaataattattgatataccccctacaaaaatcgttccggcacttagaaaatttacgggatccgtatcacgacaagattgttggtagaatttattagattttcaggactttgcgaaatttttgctctcagccagttgaatatttttcaacattttgaaaaattattttgataagaaacattaccaggctttttgaaattttactgtggatttttggacttatgcaattttaggaatattttcatagactttcatttttaatttaaaaaaaatggaataggtatagagactttggatttttcgtgatttgaaaaattattgtgacattttggcaattcaacgctttctcaactttgaaaaatcttgttttgatgtaagtgcgtatattcctgcaatattactcatatttgtgaagagaaaaaaggggggggggtctgaatagtggcggggtgcattaaaaaccaataaaattatttttgggatcaaaatctactttatgaacttgatttgatttttggaaggtttcagttgtttgctactataaactcaacttgatgtggcattgttggtcaaataaactcaacaagatttttcgcagatacaccCCCCGGGTCGGGGGCCCGatatcagaaaattacatcttacggtaaacttgccatgttgccaaaaacatgaagatgacatgtttccagaacgcttgacttaagagatgtagaaacataaaatgtaacatgagttactctacgaaacatcaaaaaaaatatcaaaccaagttgacattttgaacttaaaaatatcatgtcatggtaccgaaaaatatcatccaggaacatgaaataatcatggccaattctgctttttcctgaaaaaaattggtgcgaaaaaatatcatccagaatcataaaaaaatcaagacaggttcaggtttttgcctgaaaataactgttcgtaaaaatgtcatccagaaacattaatgtatcatgaaaaattgtgatttgtgaagaaatcttacaaatccataATTCGCAACTTCCCTGACtaaaaagtccgtcggacgtccgtcgtttgtcgtccgtgcaatcgtacgacgtcgcacgacaatgtcgcacgactttcgcacgaatgtcatacgtatttgcaccaaaatgtcgtatttgtcgtacgatcgatcatcgaaattgttcgacattgtcgtacgacattcgaccgacgtcgcacggttttgttatttaggatgtcgtacctttgtcgtgtgctgtcatttcggatttttaggttatgttataataaaatgaacatttttttttcaaattttaaggctTTAATCAAAGATAAATGTCGCTTTATCACCTACAATacacacaaaacaacaaaaaacattgaGTTTCTAATATTATCTGGCAACGTAAAAATGCGTTTTCAAGTCTGATTTCCTTTCTTTCTGTTTGTCCGGCGGTGATGAATGTCAGCTGATCTCTGGAAGGAAGGGGACTGCACCGCATGCTTTCGGGATGTTCGATGACGCCAGGCCATCCTCTGGGGAGCTGCACCTCGTGCATTCGATGGTGGAGTTGAGCGCCAGGCCTGCCGGTTCTACGGTGGTCGTTCCAGCAGGTTCTGCACCGGCGTATTTGAAAGCCATGACCTCCGAGGAACAGCACCACTTGCGTTCGATGGCGGAAATGAGCGCCAGGCTTGCCGAGTCTACGGTGGTCATTCTAGCAGGTTCTGCACCGGCGTATTTGAAAGCCACGACCTCCGAGGAACAGCACCTCGTGCATTCAATGGTGGAGTTGAGCGCCAGGCCTGCCGGTTCTACGGTGGTCGTTCCGACCTTCAGCGCGCGTCAGTTTGGCGTAATTTAACACCGAATAATCATGTACCTAAGTCAATAGAGAAATGAAAAGGAATTGAAATAAACATGTTCTTTTTTCAAGTATTCAGACTTACGCTGATTGGTCCAGCAGGTTCTGCACCGGCGTGAACGCCAGGTTTGTCTCCTGACCTCTGGGGAGCTGCACCACTTGCGTTCGATGGCGGAAATGAGCGCCAGGCTTGCCGAGTCTACGGTGGTCATTCCAGCAGGTTCTGCACCGGCGTATTTGAAAGCCACGACCTCCGAGGAACAGCACCTCGTGCATTCAATGGTGGAGTTGAGCGTCAGGCCTGCCGGTTCTACGGTGGTCGTTCCGACCTTCAGCGCGCGTCAGTTTGGCGTAATTTAACACCGAATAATCATGTACCTAAGTCAATAGAGAAATGAAAAGGAATTGAAATAAACATGTTCTTTTTTCAAGTATTCAGACTTACGCTGATTGGTCCAGCAGGTTCTGCACCGGCGTGAACGCCAGGTTTGTCTCCTGACCTCTGGGGAGCTGCACCACTTGCGTTCGATGGCGGAAATGAGCGCCAGGCTTGCCGAGTCTACGGTGGTCATTCCAGCAGGTTCTGCACCGGCGTATTTGAACGCCATGACCTCCGAAGAACAGCACCTCGTGCATTTGATGGTGGAGTTGAGCGCTAGCCAGGCCTGCCTGTTTGCTGAACGCTCGTTTGGAGGCGGAATTGAAACGCCGCCCTTTGCAGGTTCTGAAAGCGAGGTCGAGCTTATAAACTTGACGTTCCTACGtggaaaaagagagaaaaaaccaCTACATTGAATTATCTATGTAATTAAGTAACCTAACTTACGCATGACTGATTTCTTAGAATCATTGTCTGTAACAACTCGTGGCTTTTAAAATAaagtcaatttttaaaattattaacaatCAATCCTACACTTGTTCGTCATCACTTGCACTTGACATTTGACCATCGTTTTCTGCCTCGTACCTGGTACCAGCGTTGGCAGATGcttctttttccttttttcgcTTAAGGTTAAGAGCAACagcttgattaaattttttgaactcaTGTTTAATGGCAGTGTTTGCTGTTTCTCGCGTAACgccaaatctttttaaaataacatctataattatatttatataattattaaattaaaggcagcaaaactaaaaaattatataatgtAAATgtataatgtaaaatttgactacagtacttgttcgttAACTGGGATGAGAACGTAGCccaatagggtgtaatatggttgtatggaaaaaaataaagttgtccaaatttagcgagcacagcaatttttcagttccttttggggttctaaacaactccccaaagtttgggaacgattggtttagtcctcactttgcgcaaagcgattcaattttccatataaatttgtatgggaaaaacattttttttggatttcgatatttataaaatccacgtttcacgctgtactaaaaccggattcatattcagaTGCTctagaaggtgctctacaactttcccgaagagagtatggtgctaacttgctcctaaaaaaagatacagcgtgttaaaaactcgtctaaaatgtgttttttgctcgaaaatcacgttttagacgagttttgaggacgctgtatcttctcttagggacatgctagcaccatactctcttcgggaaagttgtagagcaccttccagagcatttgaatatgaatccggttttagtacagcttgaaacgtggattttataaatatcaaaattaaaaaaaatggtttttcccatacaaatttatatggaaaaatgaatcgctttgcgcaaagtgaggactaatccAATCgtgcccaaactttggggagttgttgttATATTATGTAACGGTTTTTATGAACATCCCCGCGTCACGCATTTCGTGGACGCTCCCCTTTAAATGTCATTCATCTTTCCTGTCTCTCTCTATCTTCCTGATTCATTCTTGTCGCGAGTACGGACCTGAAAGGACGTGTCTGAATAAAGTGGAATCATTAATCGTAAATCGCGTCTCATTTATTCGTACTAAAACATGGTGTCAGAAGTTTTCGCGGACAACTAGTGGATTTCCGGCGTCATCGGTATAACGCGGAAGGTTCCTGTGAGGAGATTCAACTTCGGGCGGCCAAAGAATCATACGCGGAAGTGATCGGAAAAGTTGCGCTCTTTGTTGCGAACGTGTGCGATCCTGTCCGGCGGCCATATTTCTTTGTGCGCGTCTTCGAACTGTTGGAGATTTCCCGGAAGTGAAGTGGAGAAGAAAATTCGAGAAAAATGGACGCTGAGCAGTTCAAGATGTTTATGAAGCATCAGGAGAAGGCGCAGGCGGAGCTCATTGCATCGTTGCAAAAAATGGTCGTGAAGCAGTCAACAACGCCGGCCGCTGGAAGTTCGGCGGGCCCCGCTTTGCCGCTTCCCCCTCCGCTGGAGCTGGCCGGAGACATGGAGGCAAACTTTGAGTTTTTCAAGCAGAATTGGAAGAACTACGCATCCGCCGCTGGGATGGATGGTTGGCCGGACACGATGAAGAAGCAGAAAACGAGCATCCTTCTGTCAGTGATCGGAAGTGCAGCGCGCCAAAAGTACTTCAACTTTGAGCTTACGGTTGCAGAGACGGATGATCCGGAACTTGCTCTGGCAGCGATCAAGGAAAAGGTAGTGCGCAAACGGAACAAGTTCGTCGACTGGATCAATTTCTTTGGCCTTTCGCAAGATTCGGACGAAAGCATCGACGACTACCTGATGAAGCTGAAGGTTCTGTCGAAGTCATGCCAGTTCGGAGCTCTTGAGAAAGAAATGCTGCGGTTCAAGATCGTCACATCGAACAAGTGGCCAAATCTCCGGACCAGGATGCTGGGCATGCAGGACCTGAAGGAAGATGCGGCCGTCGACATGTGCCGCGCAGAGGAACTCGTTGTGACCTACGGCCAAGTTGTGGGCCGCACTTTTGAAGAGGTCAAGAAGATTCGGAAGAAGAAGGAGTGCAAGTTTTGCGGCGAATGGCACGAGTTTGAAAAAGGAGTCTGCCCTGCTTTTGGTAAGAGGTGTAACCACTGTGGCCGAAAGAACCATTTTGAAAGAGTGTGCAAGTCGGATCGGCGAAAACGATCAAAGAGCAAGCGGAACGTGCACAAGGTTCGAGATTCTCTGGAAGATCACAGTGAGGAGTCGGACAGCAACGAGTCGAGCAGCGGCAGTGAAGCAAGCGCAGTGATCGGCAAGATCGAGAACTCGCCAGAACTTGGAGGCCATGTGACGGCGGAGCTGGATTTCTACGTCGACGGTAAGTGGCAAACATCCCGCTGCAATTTGGACACTGGTGCAAACACAAGTCTCGTGGGTTACACTTGGGTAACAACGATGACCGGATGTGCCAGACCAAAGCTACTACCGTCAGACTGCCGCCTAAAAAACTTCAGTGGAGCAGAGATCCCTGTCCTCGGTGCGATCGTTGTTCCCTGTCGACGCGAGGGCCGCAAATACAAGCTTCTTCTCCAGGTAGTGAATGGATCGCACATTCCCTTGCTATCAGCGAGAGTTTGCAAGATACTGAAGCTTGTACAGTTTTGCGACACCGTGTCTGAATCTTCGTCTCTGTCGGAAGAGCCAGTGTTGGAGATCAACCGAGTCTGTGCTTTTCGTCGGGGTGGCCGAAGCGGAGAAACCGGAGAGGACCATCAGCAGCTGATTCAAGATCTGCCGTGTGTTGGTTGCCGAGCAAGATGCTGGCACCCAGCGTAGCCGCGTAAGGAACCCAGGAGTTGAACGCCCCATGCTCGAATTCGTCAGTGTTGAGCAGACAGTGAACGGGAGTCCTCGAGAGAGAAAaagcttttatttatttatttccatcaaacctttgaaaatttacaatttactttTTGTTAGGAAAGGGAGGATGTTATATTATGTAACGGTTTTTATGAACATCCCCGCGTCACGCATTTCGTGGACGCTCCCCTTTAAATGTCATTCATCTTTCCTGTCTCTCTCTATCTTCCTGATTCATTCTTGTCGCGAGTACGGACCTGAAAGGACGTGTCTGAATAAAGTGGAATCATTAATCGTAAATCGCGTCTCATTTATTCGTACTAAAacagttgtttaggaccccaacaggaactgaaaaattgctgtgctggaaaatcgattttgatattacaccctagtagcccaatcaccgaatgctgctcgctaactgggctgaacgagtAATAACgatgcatctttttttttttgatgaaatatgaaaataaaagttactcaaatttaattGCAATGCTTACTTTGCATATTtatttaattgtgacttgaaatcaaataaaatttgaaaaaagttttcagtTGCTCTGCAGAGTGTTGCgtcttttaaatttgacctcagcACTTCATCGTTATTTTGCAGtaaaatctttaatcttttgaGCGCGTTGAAtggtttttgacaaagaactttgtcctaaggtttctatacctggtgtcaatccaaaattttcgcgaagcgaaaacgttacgtgacgaattcccctctcggcaaatttcccctctttttggtgcacgctggttggatgaacgaacgtttcccaatcagtcgatcgagagacgtgagattgatgtatctaaaatctcccccactccacctcataattttcggatcgtcgacgagccaacaaaactcggctcggtcggtcccgaaaattcattctattgctggacgacgacgaggacacatcagaagcagatggcctggtggcccggtagcagacggcctggaggtccgggagcagatggcttggaggcaaggaccagctaagacatgccggtcgcgtgagtcgatcattggaactggccaccacctggagtgtccggaggccccggggatgttccgatgggggacatttgccggaccgtaagagttggggcaatatgggtatcaaactttatggtttttgataccggacatgaaatttgacatttcggcagtagtggccacaatccggagtggccggaggccccgcggatgttccgatggggggacatttgccggaccgtaagagttggggcaatatgggtatcaaacataatggtttttgataccggacatgaaatttgacatttcggcagtagtgaccacaatccggagtggccggaggccccggggatgttccgataaggggacatttgcggaaccataagagttggggtaatatgggtatcaaactttagggattttgatactggacatgaaatttgacattttggcagtagtggccaccacctggagtgtccggaggccccggggatgttccgatggggggacatttgccggaccgtaagagttggggcaatatgggtatcaaaatttatggtttttgatactggacataaaaagttgcatttggccattatctgaaattaagcagttaaaatatgctaatgctaagcagttaaaatatattgcttattaggcaggaagtaataaatagactactgcaatgcacattttttgtgccactgtgaaaatctgtttctggaaatttagaataactatctcgtaatcattaagagccctgtaaagggtagtttttaatgtctgctgttcaaatttcctttactgccgccgattgcttgcaacagccttgcaaaaacattcccgcatcttggtaactttcgagtggtgaaggaaagtaaattgatttcacttcgatttctatttcagctccacatgcaatttccgtccccttagttcgataggacggttattataaggggggaatttggaccggacattctaatcgaaaatttcaacaatcatcttgcaaagttctttgtcatactggtcatgtgtaacataaccacctgcacctttttttataaggtcctaaACATATGTAAACATTCAGTTATCTAAATAAGGTGGA from Culex quinquefasciatus strain JHB chromosome 3, VPISU_Cqui_1.0_pri_paternal, whole genome shotgun sequence includes:
- the LOC119769539 gene encoding uncharacterized protein LOC119769539, encoding MDAEQFKMFMKHQEKAQAELIASLQKMVVKQSTTPAAGSSAGPALPLPPPLELAGDMEANFEFFKQNWKNYASAAGMDGWPDTMKKQKTSILLSVIGSAARQKYFNFELTVAETDDPELALAAIKEKVVRKRNKFVDWINFFGLSQDSDESIDDYLMKLKVLSKSCQFGALEKEMLRFKIVTSNKWPNLRTRMLGMQDLKEDAAVDMCRAEELVVTYGQVVGRTFEEVKKIRKKKECKFCGEWHEFEKGVCPAFGKRCNHCGRKNHFERVCKSDRRKRSKSKRNVHKVRDSLEDHSEESDSNESSSGSEASAVIGKIENSPELGGHVTAELDFYVDGKWQTSRCNLDTGANTSLVGYTWVTTMTGCARPKLLPSDCRLKNFSGAEIPVLGAIVVPCRREGRKYKLLLQVVNGSHIPLLSARVCKILKLVQFCDTVSESSSLSEEPVLEINRVCAFRRGGRSGETGEDHQQLIQDLPCVGCRARCWHPA
- the LOC119769543 gene encoding uncharacterized protein LOC119769543 isoform X2; its protein translation is MILRNQSCERQVYKLDLAFRTCKGRRFNSASKRAFSKQAGLASAQLHHQMHEVLFFGGHGVQIRRCRTCWNDHRRLGKPGAHFRHRTQVVQLPRGQETNLAFTPVQNLLDQSAYMIIRC
- the LOC119769543 gene encoding uncharacterized protein LOC119769543 isoform X1, with translation MKNVWLVLKRRPVFGNPRNVKFISSTSLSEPAKGGVSIPPPNERSANRQAWLALNSTIKCTRCCSSEVMAFKYAGAEPAGMTTVDSASLALISAIERKWCSSPEVRRQTWRSRRCRTCWTNQRT